In Rhodohalobacter barkolensis, the following proteins share a genomic window:
- a CDS encoding sodium/proline symporter translates to MDETQIISVSLDSSAVIAFIGYLVLIVGVGIYASRFSSRGISEYFIGGRKMNRFVVALSAVVSGRSAWLLLGVTGMAYARGPSAIWAVLGYIVVEIFLFLYYGRRLRNFTEKRNCITIPDFFAERFNDHDGKLRMTIVAIFLIFMIGYISSQFVAGGKAFASGFGIDTGSGILLTAFIVLVYTIVGGFLAVSLTDMFQAIFMILSLVMLPVVAILNFGGLTEMINTLLSMDAIYVDPFAISVGAAIGFLGIGLGSPGNPHILARYMSIDDPKQFKYVAVVGTTWNVFMAWGAVFVGLAGRVYFPEVEMLPASDTENLFPMLAQLHLHPILFGVVLASIFAAIMSTADSQLLVAASSVVRDLYEKIIKKGVEVPQAKLVLYSRIVVFAIVVLALIFGFYAEDLVFWLVLFAWAGLGAAIGPTSILALYWKGTTRAGIFAGLITGTLVTVAWYLTPGLKDLMYELIPGFISSMLATWIVSLFTTPAPDSKKAFEDMFDE, encoded by the coding sequence ATGGATGAAACACAGATTATTTCTGTTTCACTGGATTCGAGTGCAGTCATTGCATTTATCGGTTATTTGGTGCTGATAGTGGGAGTTGGAATTTATGCTTCCCGCTTCTCTTCTCGGGGCATTTCCGAATATTTTATCGGTGGCCGGAAAATGAACAGGTTTGTGGTTGCTTTGTCAGCGGTAGTTTCAGGGCGTAGTGCCTGGCTTCTTTTGGGCGTGACAGGTATGGCTTATGCGCGAGGTCCATCAGCTATATGGGCTGTGCTTGGGTATATTGTTGTCGAAATTTTTCTTTTTCTCTATTACGGTCGCCGACTCCGGAATTTTACCGAAAAAAGAAATTGTATAACCATTCCGGACTTTTTTGCGGAGAGGTTCAATGATCATGATGGAAAACTTCGCATGACAATCGTTGCGATCTTTTTGATTTTTATGATCGGATATATTTCATCTCAGTTCGTTGCGGGCGGAAAAGCATTTGCCTCAGGCTTCGGAATAGATACCGGTTCAGGTATTTTACTTACGGCATTCATTGTTCTTGTATATACAATTGTTGGTGGATTTTTGGCTGTGAGCCTTACCGATATGTTTCAGGCTATTTTCATGATACTCTCTTTAGTGATGTTGCCCGTAGTAGCAATCCTTAATTTTGGCGGCCTCACCGAAATGATCAATACTCTACTTTCGATGGACGCAATCTATGTTGATCCATTTGCGATATCAGTAGGTGCTGCAATCGGGTTTCTGGGAATTGGACTGGGTTCGCCGGGAAACCCGCATATACTTGCCCGATATATGTCTATTGATGACCCTAAGCAGTTTAAATATGTAGCTGTAGTGGGTACCACGTGGAATGTATTTATGGCATGGGGTGCTGTTTTTGTTGGATTAGCGGGCAGGGTCTATTTTCCTGAAGTAGAGATGCTCCCTGCCTCAGATACAGAGAATCTATTTCCAATGCTGGCTCAGCTTCATCTGCACCCTATACTTTTTGGGGTTGTTCTTGCATCAATATTTGCTGCAATAATGTCTACAGCCGACTCTCAGCTACTTGTAGCCGCTTCCAGCGTGGTTCGTGATCTATATGAAAAGATAATCAAAAAAGGTGTGGAAGTTCCACAAGCTAAGTTGGTGCTATATAGCAGAATAGTAGTGTTTGCAATTGTTGTACTGGCGTTGATTTTTGGTTTCTACGCCGAAGACCTGGTTTTTTGGCTGGTGTTATTTGCCTGGGCGGGTTTGGGTGCAGCCATAGGACCAACTTCAATCCTGGCTCTCTATTGGAAAGGAACTACCAGGGCCGGAATTTTTGCCGGTTTGATTACCGGAACACTGGTGACTGTCGCTTGGTATTTAACGCCAGGTTTAAAAGATTTGATGTATGAACTGATTCCGGGATTTATCTCTTCAATGTTGGCCACATGGATAGTGAGTCTGTTTACAACACCGGCTCCGGATAGTAAGAAAGCTTTTGAAGATATGTTTGACGAATAA
- a CDS encoding helicase-related protein produces MSFNQFRLSSDILKGLKDVKIESPSPLQKKIFKAVQEGSDLVINTSTDDKPEVGYLINLLNDIAKTDRRQGTKGIILAPDSERAKFLDEWIWAIGYHASIESACITSDGNPKEQLNALSAGPVVVVATPEELSGLLEDGKIVFREVQQLIVDQAEKVQNWNAVETVSTRIISKCQRIFTAAKDSKDLREAEDKLLTEPQLVTLSKKSPPADKPKEEKKPEITKDLTQYYINVPPRSKISTLMAHLDNNKSDTVVIFTASRRTADRLYKILRKSNRRAVSIHDQLAKDTFEERFNRFTSGDVQHLIIGDMTAKDLPLEHATQVINYDVPEEVEEYKLRAELVGDGKATRILSLVSKQDRGDIQVICKSLGYAPEEVPLPKSVKDKISSNKKGKRNGSKRDKSKNQKSGKGKKRGSKRQESKKQHGLPRPTFDQLEGGRTGKKKEEKGLVGFFKKLFS; encoded by the coding sequence TTGTCGTTTAATCAATTTCGACTAAGTTCCGATATTTTGAAGGGGTTGAAAGATGTTAAAATTGAAAGCCCCTCACCACTACAAAAGAAAATATTTAAAGCTGTACAAGAAGGATCCGATCTCGTAATAAATACTTCAACAGACGATAAACCGGAAGTGGGTTATCTGATTAATCTGTTGAATGATATTGCAAAAACTGATCGACGTCAGGGTACCAAAGGCATAATTTTAGCACCAGACAGTGAGCGCGCCAAATTCTTGGACGAGTGGATCTGGGCTATTGGATATCATGCATCGATAGAGAGTGCATGCATTACATCTGATGGAAATCCAAAGGAGCAGTTAAATGCACTATCTGCAGGACCGGTAGTTGTAGTAGCTACCCCTGAGGAGTTGTCAGGACTGCTGGAAGACGGAAAAATTGTATTTCGTGAGGTACAGCAGTTAATCGTTGATCAGGCTGAAAAGGTCCAGAATTGGAATGCTGTTGAAACAGTTTCTACTCGCATCATTAGCAAATGTCAGCGCATCTTTACTGCAGCTAAGGATAGCAAAGATCTGCGAGAGGCTGAGGATAAGCTTCTCACCGAACCGCAATTGGTAACGCTCTCCAAAAAATCACCACCCGCTGATAAACCTAAAGAGGAGAAAAAGCCTGAGATTACCAAAGATCTGACTCAGTATTACATCAACGTGCCGCCAAGATCTAAAATCTCGACCTTGATGGCCCATCTGGATAACAACAAGAGTGATACCGTTGTTATTTTTACGGCTTCGCGAAGAACTGCTGATCGACTCTATAAAATTTTAAGAAAGAGCAATCGCCGGGCTGTCAGCATCCACGATCAACTGGCTAAAGATACGTTTGAAGAACGTTTTAACCGGTTTACTTCGGGTGATGTCCAGCATCTCATCATTGGTGACATGACTGCGAAAGATTTGCCTTTGGAGCATGCTACTCAGGTTATTAATTATGATGTACCAGAAGAAGTTGAAGAGTATAAACTGAGGGCAGAGCTTGTCGGTGACGGCAAAGCGACCCGAATCCTCTCTTTGGTTTCTAAACAAGACAGAGGAGATATTCAGGTAATTTGTAAATCACTGGGTTATGCCCCTGAAGAGGTTCCACTTCCGAAGAGTGTTAAGGATAAAATTTCCTCAAACAAAAAAGGGAAGCGCAACGGAAGCAAGCGTGACAAATCTAAGAATCAAAAAAGTGGAAAAGGCAAAAAGCGTGGCTCAAAAAGACAGGAGAGCAAAAAACAACATGGGCTGCCGCGACCAACTTTTGATCAACTTGAAGGTGGACGAACCGGCAAAAAGAAAGAGGAGAAAGGGCTTGTTGGCTTTTTCAAAAAGCTCTTCTCTTAA
- a CDS encoding transposase — protein sequence MPFYKRNLPHWQEPGAEYFVTFRLAGSLPKNVIQQLKKSRDTFKKNFSHKTDYRSKTRQLEASLFKKYESILDRQSTGPVWLSNKNIADIVKEALHYRDNNEYDLYAFCIMSNHVHVVFRELYSNQEDQKIEEAFPVTKILQGLKSYTGLMANRELNRTGSFWHEESYDRLIRNAKELYNSIQYTLNNPVKINLVKNWRDWQYNYCKSEFAEGL from the coding sequence ATGCCTTTTTACAAAAGAAATCTTCCGCATTGGCAAGAACCGGGAGCTGAATATTTTGTAACATTCCGGTTGGCGGGTTCTCTTCCAAAAAACGTGATACAACAACTGAAAAAATCAAGAGATACTTTCAAAAAGAACTTTTCTCATAAGACCGATTATCGATCAAAAACCCGTCAGCTTGAAGCCTCACTTTTTAAAAAATATGAGTCTATTTTAGACCGGCAAAGCACAGGGCCAGTATGGTTGAGCAACAAAAATATTGCTGACATAGTAAAAGAGGCTCTTCATTATCGTGACAATAATGAATATGATTTATATGCCTTTTGTATTATGAGTAATCATGTACACGTGGTCTTCAGAGAACTTTATTCGAATCAAGAAGATCAGAAGATTGAGGAGGCTTTTCCGGTGACAAAAATTCTGCAAGGCTTAAAATCTTATACAGGATTGATGGCTAATAGAGAGTTAAACAGAACCGGTTCTTTCTGGCATGAAGAAAGTTATGATCGGTTGATCCGAAATGCCAAGGAGCTTTACAATTCCATCCAATATACTCTCAATAACCCGGTAAAAATTAATTTGGTGAAAAATTGGCGCGACTGGCAATACAATTACTGTAAATCTGAGTTTGCAGAAGGGCTTTAG
- a CDS encoding Glu/Leu/Phe/Val family dehydrogenase: MSEYKFYDQVNKAFDRAAAYTKIEQGLLSQMKACNDVLHIQFPVEMDDGSIKVIDGYRVEHSHHKMPTKGGIRYSTMVNEDETMALAALMTYKCAVVDVPFGGAKGGIKIDPKKYSVTELERITRRYTFELYKKSFIGPGNDVPAPDMGSGAREMGWIFDTYRQLSNDINAEGCVTGKPVGQGGIRGRTEATGRGVYFGIKEACDSKEDMKELGLEKGIEGKTFIVQGLGNVGYHTAMYMIEAGAKMIGVAEFDGSIYNDRGIDLEDLMAYKKENNGGISGYDKASAMKSNNAVLEEECDILIPAALENQLTEMNAPKIKAKIIGEAANGPTTDKAHEIIKERGALIIPDNYLNAGGVTVSYFEWLKNIQHVRFGRMGKRFEENSYKKILSVIETISDRKFTEDELAVLAQGGGERELVDSGLEETMVNAYNEINELRKQHNVDLRTAAFISAINKVGFMYKGMGIFP; this comes from the coding sequence ATGAGTGAATACAAATTTTACGATCAGGTAAACAAAGCCTTCGACCGGGCGGCTGCTTACACTAAAATTGAACAGGGATTACTGAGTCAGATGAAAGCGTGTAACGACGTGCTTCATATTCAATTTCCTGTAGAGATGGACGATGGTTCAATTAAAGTTATTGATGGATATCGTGTAGAGCACAGCCACCATAAAATGCCAACGAAAGGTGGTATTCGTTACAGCACCATGGTTAACGAAGATGAAACCATGGCACTGGCAGCTTTAATGACTTATAAATGTGCGGTTGTAGATGTGCCGTTTGGTGGCGCAAAAGGCGGTATAAAAATTGATCCAAAAAAATATTCAGTAACAGAGCTTGAAAGAATTACCCGCCGATATACCTTTGAGCTTTATAAAAAGAGTTTTATTGGGCCCGGCAATGATGTTCCGGCACCGGATATGGGATCAGGAGCGCGTGAAATGGGTTGGATTTTTGATACCTATCGCCAATTAAGCAATGACATCAACGCAGAAGGGTGCGTAACCGGAAAACCTGTGGGTCAAGGCGGAATTCGCGGACGCACTGAAGCGACAGGCCGGGGTGTATATTTTGGTATTAAAGAGGCATGTGACAGCAAAGAAGACATGAAGGAGCTTGGTCTCGAAAAGGGGATTGAAGGTAAAACATTTATAGTACAGGGATTGGGTAACGTGGGGTATCATACCGCGATGTACATGATTGAAGCCGGTGCAAAAATGATCGGGGTTGCAGAATTTGACGGGTCCATTTATAACGATAGGGGTATAGATCTCGAGGACCTTATGGCTTATAAAAAGGAGAATAATGGTGGTATCTCAGGATACGACAAAGCAAGTGCCATGAAATCCAATAATGCTGTTCTTGAAGAAGAGTGCGACATTTTGATTCCCGCGGCATTGGAGAACCAGCTTACTGAAATGAATGCCCCAAAAATTAAGGCAAAAATTATCGGTGAAGCTGCGAACGGTCCGACTACAGATAAAGCTCATGAAATCATTAAAGAACGCGGTGCTTTAATTATCCCGGATAACTACCTGAATGCGGGTGGTGTAACGGTATCCTATTTTGAGTGGCTGAAAAATATTCAGCACGTTCGATTTGGCCGGATGGGTAAGCGATTCGAAGAGAACAGTTACAAAAAAATTCTATCCGTAATTGAAACCATTTCGGACAGAAAGTTCACTGAAGACGAACTTGCCGTATTGGCTCAAGGTGGAGGAGAACGCGAGCTTGTGGACTCAGGCCTGGAAGAGACAATGGTTAACGCCTACAACGAAATAAATGAACTGCGCAAGCAGCATAATGTTGACTTGAGAACGGCAGCGTTTATCAGTGCAATAAATAAAGTAGGTTTTATGTATAAAGGAATGGGAATTTTTCCTTGA
- a CDS encoding metal-dependent hydrolase translates to MDPISQGLVGATAAQSGADKEKLRPAAFAGAVSAMIADLDYYIHIPSDPLFNIEIHRQFSHSLIFIPVGALIASLLLWWFLKKHLSFKELYLYSILGYATAGLLDTFTSYGTQLLWPFLETRFAWNLISVVDPIVTVGLILFVGLALQKKEKKYVWLAGGWLIFFLLFGWIQHQRAESAAKNLAESRGHTIEMMVVKPTIANQRVWRVNYISNDTIYTDAIRTGLISGIDIYEGESAPRIIIEEEFSTFEGTVMYRDLLRFKNLSENFLIRHPEQPDVIGDARYSMLPTQLIPLWGVEADTTQTDNHLPFLYFRDASDEVRESFMNMLLGKHL, encoded by the coding sequence ATGGATCCGATCTCTCAAGGCCTGGTCGGTGCAACGGCCGCTCAATCCGGAGCCGATAAAGAGAAACTCAGGCCCGCTGCTTTTGCCGGAGCTGTTTCTGCCATGATTGCTGACCTGGACTACTATATTCACATCCCATCCGATCCGCTATTTAATATCGAAATTCACAGACAGTTTAGTCACTCTTTGATTTTTATTCCCGTAGGTGCCCTCATCGCTTCCCTTCTTCTTTGGTGGTTTTTAAAAAAGCATCTCAGTTTTAAAGAGCTCTATTTGTATTCCATTTTAGGATATGCCACGGCCGGACTCCTCGACACCTTTACCAGTTACGGAACTCAGCTACTCTGGCCTTTTCTCGAGACGCGTTTTGCCTGGAATTTAATTTCAGTAGTCGATCCGATCGTCACTGTCGGTTTGATACTTTTTGTCGGATTAGCCCTTCAGAAGAAAGAGAAAAAGTACGTTTGGCTCGCAGGTGGCTGGCTCATCTTTTTTCTACTGTTTGGATGGATTCAACACCAGCGAGCGGAATCAGCCGCAAAAAATCTCGCTGAAAGCCGCGGACATACCATCGAAATGATGGTGGTTAAACCTACAATTGCGAATCAAAGGGTTTGGAGAGTTAACTATATCTCAAACGACACAATCTATACAGACGCCATTCGAACCGGCCTGATTTCCGGAATTGATATTTACGAGGGAGAATCTGCACCGCGAATAATAATCGAAGAGGAGTTTTCTACATTTGAAGGTACCGTTATGTATAGGGATCTTCTGCGATTTAAAAACCTATCCGAAAATTTCCTGATTCGCCACCCCGAACAACCGGATGTTATTGGCGATGCGCGCTATTCAATGCTGCCAACACAACTCATACCGCTTTGGGGAGTCGAAGCAGACACCACTCAAACCGACAATCATCTGCCGTTTCTCTATTTCCGCGATGCCAGTGATGAGGTTCGGGAGAGCTTTATGAATATGTTGTTGGGGAAGCATTTGTAA
- a CDS encoding OsmC family protein — protein sequence MKRTGKAVWKGSGLEGSGLLTTQSGAFDEQPYSVKLRFENEDGKKGTNPEEMIATAHAGCFAMALSVELGKAGFTADEINVDANLSLDKEDEGWAITKIDLILNASVPEISEDKFAEIAKGAKEGCPVSKVLACEITLDYTLNG from the coding sequence ATGAAAAGAACGGGAAAAGCAGTTTGGAAAGGATCAGGATTAGAAGGGTCAGGATTGTTAACTACACAAAGCGGTGCATTTGATGAGCAGCCCTACTCCGTAAAATTGAGATTTGAAAATGAAGATGGCAAAAAAGGTACAAACCCCGAAGAGATGATTGCTACTGCCCATGCAGGATGTTTTGCAATGGCTTTGAGTGTAGAATTGGGCAAAGCCGGTTTTACAGCTGATGAAATTAATGTGGATGCAAATTTATCACTGGATAAAGAAGATGAGGGCTGGGCGATTACCAAAATCGATTTGATACTGAATGCCTCAGTACCGGAAATATCTGAAGATAAATTCGCTGAAATAGCGAAGGGTGCCAAAGAAGGCTGTCCTGTTTCTAAGGTATTGGCCTGCGAGATCACACTCGATTATACGCTGAATGGGTAA
- the dinB gene encoding DNA polymerase IV, translated as MHKSLTSKNDSPVRKIIHVDMDAFYASVEQRDHPEYRNKPLVVGGSPQGRGVVAAASYEARKFGIHSAMPASRAVKLCPNAIFVKPRFDVYREVSQQIREIFFDYTDLVEPLSLDEAYLDVTENFKNNPSATLIAREIKKRVKAETGLTASAGVASNKFLAKIASDLDKPDGLSVITPEEAKEFIEKLPIGDFYGVGKATQKKMTSYGIKTGADLKKWDEVDLVKQFGKSGHHYYRIARGIDNRQVKPNRIRKSIGKERTFSDDISDLEWIGNFLEELSVKISDSMKKLDATGKTITLKARYKNFETVTRSSTLHHFTNDPDEIAKIAKMLLKETETGAREVRLLGISVSSLNLTEGGVIGEQLEIPFREVL; from the coding sequence ATGCATAAAAGTTTAACTTCAAAAAATGATTCCCCTGTCCGCAAAATCATCCATGTGGACATGGACGCATTTTATGCATCTGTTGAACAGAGAGACCATCCGGAGTATCGAAATAAACCTTTGGTTGTTGGTGGATCTCCTCAGGGACGGGGAGTTGTGGCCGCTGCAAGCTACGAAGCCCGTAAATTTGGAATTCATTCCGCAATGCCCGCCTCAAGAGCCGTCAAGCTCTGCCCGAATGCCATTTTTGTAAAACCCAGATTTGATGTTTACAGAGAGGTTTCTCAACAAATACGGGAGATCTTTTTCGACTACACCGATTTGGTTGAACCACTCTCCCTGGATGAAGCGTATCTTGATGTAACCGAAAATTTTAAAAATAATCCTTCAGCTACCCTGATTGCACGCGAAATCAAAAAAAGAGTGAAAGCAGAAACAGGGCTCACAGCCTCCGCCGGTGTCGCTTCAAACAAGTTTTTGGCAAAGATCGCCTCTGACCTGGATAAACCTGACGGACTGAGCGTGATCACTCCTGAAGAGGCCAAGGAGTTTATTGAAAAACTACCGATCGGTGACTTTTACGGCGTTGGGAAAGCAACTCAAAAAAAGATGACTTCGTACGGAATCAAGACCGGTGCAGACCTTAAGAAGTGGGATGAAGTGGACCTCGTAAAACAGTTTGGGAAATCGGGGCATCACTACTACCGCATTGCACGCGGAATAGATAACCGTCAGGTAAAACCAAATCGTATTCGCAAGTCGATCGGAAAAGAGCGAACGTTTTCTGATGACATATCTGACTTGGAGTGGATCGGAAATTTTCTGGAAGAACTATCCGTTAAAATTTCAGATTCGATGAAGAAGCTCGATGCTACGGGCAAAACCATTACATTAAAAGCACGCTACAAAAATTTTGAAACCGTAACCCGAAGCAGCACCTTGCATCACTTTACAAATGATCCGGATGAGATCGCAAAAATAGCTAAGATGTTACTTAAAGAGACAGAAACCGGTGCGCGTGAAGTTCGACTGCTCGGCATCTCCGTATCCTCCCTCAACCTCACGGAAGGCGGAGTTATCGGTGAGCAACTCGAAATACCTTTTCGGGAGGTTTTGTAG
- a CDS encoding efflux RND transporter periplasmic adaptor subunit produces MAKRKTKKRIWIALAIVIIFGGGSFFYLNGQSSGNEIEEEPHVIAEIGTVVEKALAVGTIEPDNEIEVKSKISGVVNRIYAEPGDFVREGEPLIEVRPDPTPLELAEAKRSLERTEIEKENLSKELERMETLLARNLVSQQEYDRIAQQFDDVEVREQINKERLELLESGRIMMGETLIESVIRAPIDGYILEKMVDVGEPVVPLTSYQAGTALMSIAGMEQLLFKGTVDEIDVGKMEEGMTAEIKIGALPGQVVIGEVSRISLKAKQQDNATVFPIEIRIVDTQGSVLRAGYSANADIIIERVENIITIPERVVVMREGKSFVEVPGDQPGSRVEKEIELGLSDAITVAVLDGMEEGEKILERPTKTLSVR; encoded by the coding sequence ATGGCAAAACGAAAAACAAAAAAACGAATCTGGATTGCACTCGCAATAGTCATCATTTTTGGCGGAGGGTCTTTTTTCTATTTGAACGGACAATCGTCCGGTAATGAGATTGAAGAGGAACCGCACGTTATTGCAGAAATTGGAACCGTTGTTGAAAAAGCACTGGCTGTCGGCACCATCGAGCCGGACAATGAAATTGAGGTCAAATCAAAAATCTCCGGTGTTGTAAATCGAATTTATGCCGAACCGGGTGATTTTGTACGCGAGGGTGAACCGCTGATTGAGGTACGACCCGATCCGACACCTCTGGAACTCGCCGAAGCTAAGAGAAGTCTGGAGAGAACTGAAATAGAAAAAGAGAATCTATCCAAAGAGCTGGAAAGAATGGAAACACTTCTTGCCAGAAATTTAGTCTCTCAACAGGAATACGATCGAATTGCTCAGCAGTTTGATGATGTAGAGGTTCGGGAACAGATCAACAAAGAACGGCTGGAACTGTTGGAAAGCGGACGGATTATGATGGGTGAAACGCTCATTGAGTCTGTAATCCGGGCGCCGATTGACGGCTACATTCTCGAAAAAATGGTGGATGTAGGTGAACCGGTTGTTCCGCTTACATCTTATCAGGCCGGAACTGCATTGATGAGTATTGCAGGAATGGAGCAGCTTCTCTTTAAGGGAACCGTAGACGAAATTGATGTCGGTAAAATGGAAGAAGGTATGACCGCAGAAATCAAGATCGGTGCGCTGCCCGGGCAAGTGGTCATTGGAGAAGTTTCCCGAATCTCTTTAAAGGCGAAGCAGCAGGATAATGCCACCGTATTCCCGATCGAAATTCGAATCGTCGATACGCAGGGTTCTGTTCTGAGAGCCGGATATTCGGCTAATGCTGACATCATCATTGAACGCGTAGAGAATATTATAACGATTCCTGAGCGGGTAGTCGTAATGCGGGAAGGAAAATCATTTGTAGAAGTTCCCGGTGACCAGCCCGGAAGCCGAGTTGAAAAAGAAATCGAGCTTGGTTTAAGTGATGCCATTACGGTTGCCGTTCTGGATGGAATGGAAGAGGGCGAAAAGATTCTTGAACGACCTACAAAAACTTTATCTGTTCGATAG
- a CDS encoding anti-sigma factor family protein: MIDEKSQQKLMDYLFDEMNSDERKEFEQKIQNSEELRNKLNELKATQSVIGNYSPEEPQQPGIIFQDHSRKTEPSGKSRWVQTAGWAAAAALLITIFIGLFSSVQFGQTEQGYYLTLGNPPLEVEQEGISEEELNEIIAQIRTENSLMMNSMMEQMQQDQNAQFNESLTALADYYEERRNRDLMLFTEGLLQLEESTANQIDQTNRALNGIIYALSNE, translated from the coding sequence ATGATTGACGAAAAATCACAACAAAAACTGATGGACTATCTCTTTGATGAGATGAATTCTGATGAAAGGAAAGAATTTGAACAAAAGATTCAAAACAGTGAAGAGCTCCGGAACAAACTGAATGAACTGAAAGCTACTCAGTCTGTCATTGGAAATTACTCACCGGAGGAACCTCAACAACCCGGCATCATTTTTCAGGATCATTCCAGAAAAACAGAACCATCCGGAAAATCCCGGTGGGTCCAAACTGCCGGCTGGGCTGCCGCAGCGGCTTTATTGATTACAATTTTCATCGGCCTGTTCAGTTCAGTACAGTTTGGGCAAACGGAACAGGGATACTATCTAACCTTAGGAAACCCACCGCTTGAGGTTGAACAGGAAGGAATTTCTGAGGAAGAATTAAATGAAATTATTGCACAGATAAGGACGGAAAACTCACTCATGATGAACTCGATGATGGAGCAGATGCAGCAAGATCAAAATGCTCAGTTTAACGAGTCGCTGACCGCTTTGGCCGATTATTATGAAGAGCGGCGGAACAGGGATCTGATGCTTTTCACAGAAGGACTGCTGCAACTCGAAGAGTCGACCGCCAATCAGATTGATCAGACCAACCGGGCATTAAACGGAATTATCTACGCGCTGAGTAACGAATAA
- a CDS encoding RNA polymerase sigma factor — protein sequence MEKQHDSYVAEFVQNGHDKSFQIIAEHWYPAIYRFAYSYFGNRDDASEIAQKTLIKVYQNIRSLKEVGSFKSWIYRIANNLCLDELKRAGRRKSESLSLIPKELKLSELTPVTEIESKELNSLIHQALNRLPEEVRAVVILKQFEEMTFSEIGDTLQIPEGTAKTRMYKGLDLLGSILKQWNIETDYLNYD from the coding sequence TTGGAAAAACAGCATGATTCATATGTAGCAGAGTTTGTGCAGAACGGGCATGACAAGTCTTTTCAGATTATTGCTGAACATTGGTATCCGGCGATTTACCGGTTTGCCTACAGCTATTTTGGAAACAGAGATGATGCATCCGAAATCGCTCAAAAAACCCTGATAAAAGTGTATCAAAACATTCGGTCGCTCAAGGAGGTCGGCTCATTCAAATCCTGGATCTACCGGATTGCCAATAATCTCTGCCTGGATGAATTGAAACGTGCCGGCAGAAGAAAGTCCGAATCATTGAGTCTTATTCCGAAAGAGTTAAAACTCTCGGAATTAACGCCGGTCACTGAAATTGAATCAAAAGAGTTGAACAGTCTGATTCATCAAGCATTGAATCGGCTGCCGGAAGAAGTTCGTGCCGTTGTCATCTTAAAACAGTTTGAAGAGATGACCTTCAGTGAAATTGGTGATACTCTCCAAATTCCCGAGGGTACGGCCAAAACAAGAATGTATAAAGGATTGGACCTGCTCGGTTCAATTTTAAAACAATGGAATATTGAAACCGACTATCTGAATTATGATTGA